A region from the Geobacter benzoatilyticus genome encodes:
- a CDS encoding transglutaminase-like domain-containing protein yields MKSLFVAAVLTIAGAATAFGATSRAGVVTVDVDLSAQEKGKEVKLWLPYPVTDADQSITGISVSGDYAESGVYTDKANGTPILYARWNSDATSRKLSFAVAAERQEVVRRDFPKKETAWDPADYRQYLAPTSLGPIDGKVKKLADSITKGKKSVLEKARAIYDWTCDNTYRDPNTRGCGKGDVCALLPKPGGKCTDISSIFVALSRAAGVPSREIFGIRLGKKAEEDISTWQHCWAEFYLPGYGWVPVDPADVRKAMLVENLKLDDAKTKEYREYFWGGIDPWRIALAVGRDVILNPPQANAPLNTFGYPYAEVGGQAVDSYDPKNFRYTITFKER; encoded by the coding sequence ATGAAAAGTTTGTTTGTAGCAGCAGTTCTGACGATTGCCGGTGCCGCCACAGCCTTCGGAGCGACGAGCCGGGCCGGGGTGGTGACCGTTGATGTGGACTTGTCGGCCCAGGAAAAGGGGAAAGAGGTGAAGCTCTGGCTCCCCTATCCGGTCACCGACGCCGACCAGTCCATAACCGGTATCAGCGTTTCGGGCGACTATGCCGAGTCCGGGGTTTACACCGACAAGGCCAATGGGACACCGATCCTCTATGCCCGGTGGAATAGCGACGCCACGAGCCGCAAGCTCTCCTTCGCCGTTGCCGCCGAGCGGCAGGAGGTGGTGCGGCGCGATTTCCCGAAGAAGGAAACCGCCTGGGACCCGGCCGATTACCGGCAATACCTGGCCCCCACGAGCCTCGGCCCCATTGACGGGAAGGTGAAGAAGCTGGCCGACTCCATCACCAAGGGCAAGAAGTCCGTTTTGGAGAAGGCGCGGGCCATCTACGACTGGACCTGCGACAACACCTACAGGGACCCCAACACCAGGGGCTGCGGCAAGGGTGACGTTTGCGCCCTGCTCCCGAAACCTGGTGGGAAATGTACCGACATCTCCTCGATCTTCGTCGCCCTCAGCCGCGCTGCCGGGGTGCCGTCCAGGGAAATCTTCGGCATCCGGCTCGGCAAAAAAGCTGAAGAAGATATCAGCACGTGGCAGCACTGCTGGGCCGAGTTCTACCTCCCCGGTTACGGATGGGTGCCCGTTGATCCGGCCGACGTCCGCAAGGCGATGCTGGTGGAGAACCTGAAGCTGGATGACGCGAAGACGAAGGAGTACCGGGAGTACTTCTGGGGGGGGATCGATCCCTGGCGGATTGCCCTTGCCGTGGGGCGCGACGTGATTCTCAACCCGCCCCAGGCGAACGCGCCCCTGAACACCTTCGGCTACCCCTATGCCGAGGTCGGCGGTCAGGCTGTCGATTCCTACGATCCGAAGAACTTCCGCTACACGATCACCTTCAAGGAGCGCTAG
- a CDS encoding protein-glutamate methylesterase/protein-glutamine glutaminase, producing MAIKVLIVDDSALIRSLLTDIIDSQADMEVVGTAPDPLVARERIKALNPDVLTLDVEMPRMDGLVFLEKLMRLRPMPVLMVSSLTEKSSFLTLRALELGAVDFVTKPKIDISRGMQEYALEITEKIRTAAKAKIRQPPPNVHLSVERKNTADVVLPVTHRTFSSTEKVIAIGASTGGTEALKTFLAAMPHDAPGILITQHMPEAFTRTFAQRLNNLCRLSVKEAEHGERVLPGHAYIAPGNRHILLARSGANYVIELSDGPPVSRHRPSVDVLFRSAANCAGKNAVGIILTGMGDDGAAGMLEMREAGAYTFAQDEKSCVVFGMPKEAIARGGVDEVLPLCEMPRRLFGWLMSQGNRAFRV from the coding sequence ATGGCCATCAAAGTTCTCATTGTCGACGACTCGGCTCTCATCCGGAGCCTGCTGACGGACATCATCGATAGCCAGGCCGACATGGAAGTGGTCGGGACAGCCCCTGACCCCCTCGTGGCGCGGGAGAGGATCAAGGCACTCAACCCGGACGTCCTGACCCTCGACGTGGAAATGCCCCGCATGGACGGCCTGGTCTTTCTGGAGAAACTGATGCGCCTTCGCCCCATGCCGGTGCTCATGGTGTCGTCGCTCACGGAGAAAAGCTCATTCCTCACCCTCCGGGCGCTGGAACTGGGGGCCGTGGACTTCGTCACCAAGCCGAAGATAGACATCAGCCGGGGAATGCAGGAGTATGCCCTTGAAATAACGGAAAAGATCCGCACCGCCGCCAAGGCCAAAATCCGGCAGCCGCCGCCCAATGTTCACTTATCCGTGGAGCGGAAGAACACCGCCGACGTGGTCCTCCCGGTGACCCACCGGACCTTTTCGTCCACCGAGAAGGTCATCGCCATCGGCGCATCAACCGGCGGCACCGAAGCGCTGAAAACATTCCTTGCGGCAATGCCCCACGATGCCCCCGGCATCCTCATCACCCAGCACATGCCCGAAGCCTTTACCCGCACCTTTGCCCAGCGGCTGAACAACCTCTGCCGGCTCAGCGTCAAGGAAGCGGAACACGGAGAACGGGTGCTCCCCGGCCACGCCTACATTGCACCGGGAAACCGGCACATTCTCCTCGCCCGCAGCGGGGCCAACTACGTGATAGAACTTTCCGACGGCCCTCCGGTCAGCCGCCACCGGCCGTCGGTGGACGTCCTCTTCCGGTCGGCAGCCAACTGTGCGGGGAAAAATGCGGTTGGGATCATCTTGACCGGCATGGGAGACGACGGCGCCGCCGGCATGCTGGAAATGCGCGAAGCCGGCGCCTACACCTTTGCCCAGGACGAAAAGAGTTGTGTCGTTTTTGGAATGCCCAAAGAAGCCATTGCCCGGGGTGGAGTTGACGAAGTGCTCCCCCTCTGCGAAATGCCGCGCCGCCTCTTTGGCTGGCTAATGTCGCAAGGAAACCGGGCCTTCAGGGTGTGA
- a CDS encoding HD-GYP domain-containing protein produces MHFTTQKVLLSDMILCLSKVMEWMSPAIVAHQMRVAYIARTLAGELGLSSEQQNELTLAGVLHDIGSFSLKEETCQSGYETEPHLVMKHSELGYLLIRDFRPFRQVAELIRHHHTPWGNGRAKELQGGRNFHPAQIIYLAGKIDGLINWNEEILGQVRGICNYIRKGSGELFVPVYVDAFLAVAEREYFWFTLESATISQAVVSDLRFVNIELDYDNMVNLSKVFSHLIDFRCRYTATHSSGVAGTAEALARLYSFSESGVQMIKVAGYLHDIGKLTIPREILHKPEKLTPEEFNRVKRHPFWTYQALSNIRGMDEISTWASFHHERIDSRGYPFHYNGGELPLGSRIIAVADVFTALLEDRPYRPGMTRKTARAILQEMAESRALDAGVVASLVNNIDQIDECRMTAQADSASLYAEFNRTSEVNSTGYLHAV; encoded by the coding sequence ATGCACTTCACTACCCAGAAAGTTCTTCTTTCCGACATGATTCTCTGTCTCTCCAAGGTTATGGAGTGGATGAGTCCTGCGATAGTCGCCCACCAGATGCGGGTGGCATACATCGCCCGCACCCTCGCCGGCGAACTCGGGCTTTCGAGCGAGCAGCAGAACGAGCTGACGCTGGCCGGGGTGCTCCACGACATCGGCTCCTTCTCTCTCAAGGAAGAAACCTGCCAATCAGGCTACGAAACCGAACCCCACCTCGTCATGAAGCACTCGGAGCTGGGATACCTCCTCATCCGCGATTTCAGACCGTTCCGCCAGGTTGCCGAACTTATCAGGCATCACCACACCCCGTGGGGCAACGGCAGGGCAAAGGAGCTGCAGGGGGGACGCAACTTCCATCCGGCCCAGATCATATATCTGGCAGGGAAGATCGACGGCCTCATCAACTGGAACGAGGAAATTCTCGGGCAGGTGCGCGGCATCTGCAACTACATCCGCAAAGGCTCCGGCGAACTCTTCGTACCGGTCTACGTCGACGCCTTTCTGGCAGTGGCGGAACGGGAGTATTTCTGGTTCACCCTCGAGTCTGCCACCATCTCCCAGGCGGTCGTAAGCGACCTTCGTTTCGTCAACATCGAGCTCGACTACGACAACATGGTGAACCTGAGCAAGGTCTTCAGCCACCTGATTGACTTCCGCTGCCGCTACACCGCCACCCACTCCAGCGGCGTTGCAGGAACCGCCGAGGCGCTGGCGCGTCTCTACAGTTTCTCCGAAAGCGGCGTGCAGATGATTAAGGTTGCCGGCTACCTCCACGACATCGGCAAGCTTACCATCCCCCGGGAGATTCTTCACAAGCCGGAGAAACTGACCCCGGAGGAGTTCAACCGGGTAAAGAGGCATCCCTTCTGGACCTACCAGGCCCTGAGCAACATTCGCGGCATGGACGAGATCAGCACTTGGGCCTCGTTTCACCACGAGCGCATCGATTCACGGGGGTATCCGTTCCACTATAACGGCGGCGAACTGCCGCTGGGATCCCGCATAATTGCCGTGGCCGACGTTTTCACAGCCCTCCTTGAGGACCGCCCCTACCGGCCGGGGATGACCCGAAAGACCGCCCGCGCCATCCTGCAGGAGATGGCTGAATCTCGCGCCCTCGATGCCGGCGTAGTTGCCTCGCTCGTTAACAACATTGACCAGATCGACGAATGCCGGATGACTGCCCAGGCTGATTCTGCCAGTCTCTATGCAGAATTCAACCGGACGTCGGAAGTCAATAGCACCGGCTATCTCCATGCGGTCTGA
- a CDS encoding chemoreceptor glutamine deamidase CheD, which yields MHTSKFFAKNSYYDRMFDKPTVKILPGEYHATSSDTMIVTVLGSCVSVCIRDRVSGIGGMNHYMLPGDETAAALPSPRYGTHAMDLLIDHLILLGGRLPYLEAKVFGAGRVINGMTDVGERNAEFAMQYLHKRGIPVTAMDVGDVYPRKVYFAPATGRAFVRQIRTAPIEGSTIDPETDSTGR from the coding sequence ATGCACACCAGTAAATTTTTTGCGAAGAACTCCTACTACGACCGGATGTTCGACAAGCCGACAGTCAAGATCCTGCCGGGCGAATACCATGCCACCAGCAGCGACACCATGATCGTCACGGTGCTCGGTTCCTGCGTGTCGGTCTGTATCCGCGACCGGGTAAGCGGCATCGGAGGAATGAACCACTACATGCTGCCGGGCGACGAAACCGCCGCCGCGTTACCGTCGCCCCGCTACGGAACCCATGCCATGGATCTGTTGATAGATCACCTGATTCTCCTGGGGGGGAGGCTCCCCTATCTGGAGGCGAAGGTCTTCGGCGCTGGCCGGGTAATCAACGGCATGACCGACGTGGGGGAACGGAATGCGGAATTTGCCATGCAGTACCTGCACAAGCGGGGAATCCCGGTAACGGCGATGGATGTTGGGGACGTGTATCCGCGCAAGGTCTACTTCGCACCGGCAACGGGCCGCGCCTTTGTCCGGCAGATCCGTACAGCCCCCATCGAAGGCAGCACCATCGATCCGGAAACCGACAGCACAGGACGTTGA
- a CDS encoding CheR family methyltransferase codes for MPNHATARQTGTDAESLARDLREFRFTDEDFARAREIIYRTAGIALSPAKRDLVYGRLARRLRARGLTSFGDYLAILENGDHREEEAFVNALTTNLTSFFREPHHFPILGEHLKGLGDSRPLSIWCCAASTGEEPYSIAMTVVERFNTFSPPVRILATDIDTNVLDRGRQGIYSRDRLEQLTTGQRQRFFLRGDGKNSGLAKVKPELQKLVTFRRLNLLDRQWPMRERFDAIFCRNVMIYFDKETQYGILKKFVPLLHHDGLLFAGHSESFHHAADLFQVRGKTVYSVRGGPLHNAGSRS; via the coding sequence ATGCCCAACCACGCCACAGCCCGGCAGACAGGAACCGACGCGGAGTCCCTTGCGAGGGATCTCCGCGAGTTCCGGTTCACCGACGAAGACTTTGCCCGGGCGAGGGAGATTATCTACCGCACGGCGGGAATAGCCCTGAGCCCCGCCAAACGGGATCTGGTCTACGGCCGCCTCGCCCGCCGCCTGCGGGCAAGGGGGCTTACCTCCTTCGGCGACTACCTCGCCATCCTGGAAAACGGCGACCACCGGGAAGAGGAAGCATTCGTCAATGCCCTCACCACGAACCTCACCTCCTTCTTCCGGGAGCCCCACCACTTCCCGATCCTGGGGGAGCACCTCAAGGGGCTCGGCGACAGCCGTCCCCTGTCCATCTGGTGCTGCGCCGCGTCAACCGGCGAGGAGCCCTATTCCATAGCCATGACTGTGGTCGAGCGCTTCAACACCTTTTCCCCGCCGGTGCGGATACTGGCGACGGACATCGACACCAACGTCCTTGACCGGGGACGGCAGGGGATCTACAGCCGCGACCGGCTCGAGCAACTTACCACCGGGCAACGGCAACGCTTCTTCCTCCGGGGCGACGGGAAAAACTCCGGCCTGGCGAAAGTGAAGCCGGAACTGCAGAAGCTCGTCACCTTTCGCCGCTTGAACCTGCTGGACCGCCAGTGGCCCATGCGGGAGCGGTTCGACGCCATCTTCTGCCGCAATGTGATGATCTATTTCGACAAGGAAACCCAGTACGGCATCCTGAAAAAATTCGTCCCCCTGCTCCACCACGACGGGCTCCTCTTCGCCGGGCACTCGGAGAGCTTCCACCACGCCGCCGACCTCTTCCAGGTTCGCGGCAAGACGGTCTACTCCGTGCGTGGCGGCCCCCTCCACAATGCCGGCAGCCGTTCTTGA